A region of Acidimicrobiales bacterium DNA encodes the following proteins:
- the rplC gene encoding 50S ribosomal protein L3 gives MATKAFVGEKVGMTQVWDDQNRVIPVTVVQVAPCRVVQIKTPETDGYSALQVTYGHRKASKLNKPQLGHFAKADVDPGARVVELRLDDVSEYTVGQEIKIDSVLEAGDLVDVIGVSRGKGFAGGMKRHGFSGQKASHGAHRIHRAPGAIGACATPARVFKGQRMAGRMGGEKVTTMNLTVVEADGERDLLLVKGAVPGPKGGLVLIRDAAKGGSR, from the coding sequence ATGGCAACCAAGGCATTTGTCGGCGAGAAAGTCGGCATGACACAGGTCTGGGACGACCAGAACCGGGTCATCCCGGTCACGGTCGTCCAGGTCGCGCCCTGCCGTGTCGTCCAGATCAAGACGCCGGAGACCGACGGTTACAGCGCCCTGCAGGTCACGTACGGCCATCGCAAGGCCAGCAAGCTGAACAAGCCGCAGCTCGGCCACTTCGCCAAGGCCGACGTCGACCCCGGCGCCCGTGTCGTCGAACTTCGTCTCGACGACGTGTCGGAGTACACGGTCGGCCAGGAGATCAAGATCGACTCCGTGCTCGAGGCGGGCGACCTGGTCGACGTCATCGGCGTCAGCCGAGGCAAGGGCTTTGCCGGCGGCATGAAGCGCCACGGCTTCTCTGGTCAAAAGGCCAGTCACGGTGCGCACCGCATCCACCGTGCGCCCGGCGCCATCGGTGCCTGCGCCACGCCAGCCCGTGTGTTCAAGGGCCAGCGGATGGCCGGTCGCATGGGCGGCGAGAAGGTCACCACGATGAACCTCACGGTCGTCGAGGCCGACGGCGAGCGGGATCTCCTCCTGGTGAAAGGTGCGGTCCCGGGGCCCAAAGGTGGCCTCGTGTTGATCCGCGACGCAGCGAAGGGTGGCAGCCGATGA